A window of Vigna unguiculata cultivar IT97K-499-35 chromosome 4, ASM411807v1, whole genome shotgun sequence contains these coding sequences:
- the LOC114181942 gene encoding uncharacterized protein LOC114181942 isoform X2 — translation MPFIAPPSSPASLIQSDPPSAIQSPPGLLSLSSLAANAYSSGGPASMFTIGPYAYETQLVSPPVFSNFTTEPSTAPFTPPPESVHQTTPSSPDVPFAQLLASSLDRARKSNGNQKFALYNYDFQPYQQYPGSPGGQLISPGSAFSTSGTSTPFPDRPPTLEFRKGETPKILGVEHFSTQRWSSRLGSGSLTPDGAGQGSRLGSGSVTPDGVGLASRIGSGCVTPDGLGQESRIGSGCLTPDGAGPTNQNISVENQISREATLANSDSGHPSNATLVDHRVSFELTGEDVARCLANKTGVLLRNMSGSSQGILAKDPVDRERVQRDTDTSCNVCTEKTDDKPYNRTGEGEQCFHKQNSVNSSKEFNFDSSKGVVSGTGGSGSEWWTNRRVAGREGRSANSWAFFPMLQSEMN, via the coding sequence ATGCCATTCATTGCCCCTCCATCTTCTCCTGCATCTTTAATCCAATCTGATCCACCATCTGCTATTCAATCACCGCCTGGATTACTTTCACTCTCTTCTCTTGCGGCCAATGCTTACTCTTCTGGTGGTCCAGCATCCATGTTCACCATTGGTCCATATGCCTATGAGACTCAACTAGTTTCTCCGCCCGTATTTTCCAACTTCACAACTGAACCATCCACTGCTCCTTTTACTCCCCCACCCGAATCTGTGCATCAAACAACGCCTTCATCCCCTGACGTTCCATTTGCTCAATTGTTGGCATCTTCACTGGACAGGGCTCGGAAAAGTAATGGGAATCAAAAGTTTGCATTATACAATTATGATTTTCAGCCTTACCAACAATATCCTGGAAGCCCAGGTGGCCAACTGATATCACCTGGATCAGCATTTTCAACTTCTGGCACTTCTACCCCGTTTCCTGATAGACCCCCTACTCTCGAATTCCGCAAAGGGGAAACACCAAAGATCTTGGGTGTTGAACACTTCTCCACCCAAAGATGGAGTTCAAGACTAGGATCTGGATCATTGACACCAGATGGTGCTGGGCAAGGTTCAAGACTTGGCTCAGGATCCGTGACTCCTGACGGTGTTGGGCTTGCTTCGCGGATAGGTTCTGGGTGTGTGACACCTGATGGTCTGGGGCAGGAATCCAGAATAGGTTCTGGCTGCTTGACACCTGATGGTGCTGGGCCCACCAATCAAAACATCTCTGTGGAAAACCAGATTTCTAGGGAAGCAACTCTTGCTAACTCGGACAGTGGACATCCAAGTAATGCAACATTGGTTGATCACAGAGTTTCATTTGAATTAACTGGGGAAGATGTTGCTCGGTGTCTTGCAAATAAAACTGGGGTATTGCTTAGAAATATGTCAGGGTCCTCACAAGGTATACTGGCCAAAGACCCTGTTGACAGAGAAAGGGTGCAAAGAGACACCGATACTAGCTGTAATGTGTGTACAGAGAAAACAGATGACAAGCCATACAATCGTACAGGAGAAGGAGAGCAATGCTTCCATAAGCAGAATTCTGTAAATTCTTCTAAAGAATTCAATTTTGACAGCAGTAAAGGAGTGGTTTCTGGTACTGGTGGCAGTGGCTCTGAATGGTGGACTAACAGGAGGGTTGCCGGGAGGGAAGGTAGATCAGCCAACAGCTGGGCTTTCTTCCCAATGTTACAGTCAGAAATGAACTGA